Genomic segment of Dromiciops gliroides isolate mDroGli1 chromosome 3, mDroGli1.pri, whole genome shotgun sequence:
TACTtcaaaatctctctctttctctctctcatctctcctctccctctcgctctctctcgccatctctctctctctctctctctctctccctccttccctctctgttctttttctctgcctcttctctttctttctctctcttccatccgCTCTCCcctgctttctctctttctgtctcattctcttgcctctccttctctgcctctcttctctcttactttctctctatttctgtctgtctgtctgtctgtctgtctgtttcatcccccctttctctctctgtgcatTTACAAGCCATTTGTAGGGGAGGTCTATCAAGCatcattccccttcccccctacTAATCCAAGTCACAAGGCAAAATTAGAACCATCTCACTCCAGGGGCAGGCGGCTGCCATCAACAGTCAACAGGTACAGTATTTACTTCCTGGTGCATCACCAGGTGAGACTCCAAGTAAGAGGATCAACGAGGTGGTGACCAGATGTTTCTCTGTCAGGCATTGTCTTCACCCCGTTTCCCCACAAACTTGCTGCCAACTCTACCCACCATCCTATCTCTTTGGCATGTCTATGCTCCCCCCCACGCCAAAAAAAACCACCGGCCCTGCCCCCACCAAACACCTAGCATCCCTCTATGTTATTAAAGGTCCCGATGCAAAGAGCCATACAATGGAGGACTTCGGGCAGCCCCATTTACATGATGCTCCCAAAACTCGGGCAAGCAGGTGCCATCCAATGCATCGTGTTTCTGCACCCCATCTGTGCATTTGGTTATTGCACTGTTTGATGTACTGCCCTGGGATAATGGATCCCATTCTGGGgaggggtttccttggcaaagggtactggagtggttttgccattctCCTCCAGTgtgcactcattttacagatgaggaaaaagaggcaaataGTGTTTaccgtgacttgcccagggtcacgtaggtagtgtctgagacctgatttgaactcagacctttctTATTCCAGGCCGGGATGTTCTATCCCCTTCGGCACCACCTTGATGCCCCCGGGTAACACAGGTAACGGGCTGGGACTGCAAAAGTTTTTactggaaggaggaaaagggtcCATCCCCAGTACTCCAGTGTGCCTATATGGTTTCATTTGCCCCTCTCCTGAGACACCGCCACTGGGCCACAACTGCCCTCCTCAAGGTTAGCAGTGTTCTGCTTCAATCGCTGAGAGCCAAATGGCCTTTCTTTATGACCTCTGTGCATTTTTTGGCATTGTTAATGCACTCCCTTCCTCCCGGGAGGGCTCTGTCCTCCCAGGATCCTCTAGAAGGCTCTCTGTGTGTCCGGATCCTGCCTCATAGGTGGGTGTAACCCAGGGCTCTCTCCTGggctttcttctcccctctctctggccTCCTCATCTCTGGTGGATTAAATCATTGTTTTCTTGCACAGATGACTCCGCACATTATACAGCCAGCTATCATTTCTCTCCCGATTTCCACAACCAtctgatttttctcctctccctcctcccttcttaaCTTCTGTCTCCTGACGCCATCCTCCCGCGCCATCATTAAGGTTTACAACACTAGACTCACCTCTGGTGGTTCACTCCTCCTCACCTTACATATCAGATTAGTGACCTGTTGATTCCATttacacaatcttttttttttttttgcggggcaatggggggttaagtgacttgcccagggtcacacagctagtaagtgtcaagtgtctgaggttggatttgaactcaggtcctcctgaatccagagccagtgctttatccattgcaccacccagtggcccccacccccccaccccgcacATATGCTATTGATCCTTTCAATCTCCAGGAAACTACATTCTCCCTAACTTTCAGCCTCTCCCTTGCCACAGGCTCCTTACCAGCTGCCTTCGACCCAACCAAGTCTCCCTAATCCTAAAAACAAACCCTAACGCTGCCTCCCCCTTATTAtgtccatctctcccctcttttctcaGCCAAATTCTTGGGAGGAAGGTCTCCACACTCAGTGCCTCCAGCTTGACTCTTCTCCCTGCTCAGTCTTCTGCGATGTAGCCTCTGGTTTCTAACCTCCTCCTCCCTCATCTGAAACCTCTCTCTCCAAATACCAATGATCTGTGAATCTCAGAGGCTTATCTCCGGGTCTCTTCAATGTGTCTGCTGCCTTCTGACTGTTGCTCATTCACTCTTCTCTGTAATTACAGAGactctcttcctacctgtctgaccgtAGTTTCTTCAATGACTTTGCTGTTTCATTAGTCACATCACAACCCCCCTAATTGTGggctttcaatcaatcaataaacatttaacaaaggtagctaggtggtgaagtggccagaacaccaggcctggagtgagggtGATCTGATCAAATCAGTTAACCCACGTGAAAGTCTTTTGCAAATTGCAGAAACTCTATACAAaggctagctgttattattagggggttttcccccattttattcttgtgcatttacattttattaatatttcctattgttttgttattattaatttgataTTTCCCCAAACAGAGTGGAAGGTCTTGAGGTCCCTAGCACCTAGAAGATGGCATCTCCCAATTTCCTTGAGTTTTGCCTATTTTTTTATCAACACTCCCGGTAGGGACGTGCTTTCCATCAAAGCATGGGTTTCTCTTCTGCAATTCACAGTTGCCTGAGGCTTGAGAAGTTAATatcttgtctagagtcacacagctagggctGGGTCACAGACAGGACTTAAgccgtacttttttttttttttttgcagtgcaatgagggttaaagtgacttgcccaggtcgcACAGCGCTAGTAAGCGTcagagtgtctgaggtagaatttgaactcaggtcctcctaaatccactgCGTCACCGCCTTACTTCTAACTCCCGCTCTCCctttgttgaatgactgattgaGAACAAGAGCCACAGAAGAAAAACTACAACTCCCAGCATGCCCCATTTCACCCAGATCCTCCCCACCTTCgcctctgcctcctccttctcctcctccggGGCTTTTATCTGGTCCTTCCTCCGCCCCACTCGGAGCCAGCGTTTCTCCcccctctcacccccccccccccgctcgtCCCGAGTCtcggagggaggggggagggcccCTCGAAGAGCTCCGGACCTCCTATTGGCCACTGCCCGCCAGAGGGGCGGGACGGCCTGGGGCGCCGGCCTACCATTGGGCTTCACAACGCCGCAGACGGGCGCGGTACGGGAGCCGCGCGGTCCTTTTCGGCGTCCATCGGGGCCGGGTCAGCTCTCCTCTACGGGGATGCAGCCGGGGCCCGGCGGAGGTGCGGCGGCGGGGAGTGCCCGACACGTAAGTGGCGGTACGTGGCCAGCCGGGCCGGGGGCGAGGGGCGGCGGACCGCCGGGAAGACCGCGGGCCGTGGCGGGGGAGGCGGCGCGGGCCGATTGGGGTCGGGTGGGCGCGGGGATGGAGCCTGGAAGCCCCGGGCGCCTAGCACGGGACACCTAGAAACCCCGCCCCCCCGCCCGCTTGGAGCGccgcagaggaggaaactgaggcagggcgAGGGCTCTGAAGGGGCCTCCTCCCGCCGGGCCTCAGCTTGTCCCGCCCGGGCAATGGGGGGCGAGCCCTCGTCGCGCTCGGGCCTGGGAAGCGTTTGAGCCGGGTTTCGTAGCTCCTCTGCCTCCTATCCCGCCATCTCGCCCCGTTATGCCCCCtgcccgggcctcagtttccccatctgtaggcgggtgggaaatggggagggagcaCTGCCCTAAAGAAACAAAACGAAGATGAATGGGTGCGAGCATTTAtgaagcgcctactgtgtgcagcACCTTGGATAGTGACAATAGCCAGAGTGTAGACAAGCGCTTAGGTCATGCAAGGTAGGTTGCAAGTGAATAAATAGCTCCCTTGCTAGAGTTCAAATGCCGGCCCCAGAGGGgacgtagctgtgtgacctgggcaaggtCAAACCTCACCGTggtggcctcagttccctcatctgccgCAAGATGAGGCTGGCCCAGCAATCGCCcgaccaagaaaaccccaacggGGTCCCAGCTGAATATGGTAGGTTGCTTGGAGCTCAGGCACTGAGCAACTGAGGCCTagaatagggttaagtgacttgtccagggtcacacagcttggaagtgtttgcagctggatttgaactcagactgaGTGCTCTATCCTCAGTGGACCTCCCACCTGGTTCCATGGGGGAGCCGGTGGGTAGGCGGTGTTTGTGGGTGAGTCTTGGTACTATATAAGCATGGGCAGGGCACTCAAtgacttctttgggcctcagttccctcatctgtgagaTGGTCTCCAaggtgcccccccccctcccccggccccCAAGTCTGTGATGCTCTGATTTTCCTGCTTTGGCAGCCATGAAGAGGAGGGTGCCCGTGGCAGATCCCAGCTTGGCCGACCCCCACCAGCTCTTCCATGACACGAGCTCAGCCCATGGGCCTGGGAGCTATCCCGGCCCACCGGGCTCCCGGGGGCCTGGGGTACCCTTCCCCCCTCGCAGCCAGCCTTCCTCGCTGACCCCGTGTCCAACATGGCAGTAGCCTATGGGAGCAGCCCTGGCTGCCCACGGCAAGGAGCTGGTGGACAAGAATGGAGTGGGCCACTCCGGGCCAGGGGCCGGGGGCCGGGccgggctgggggctgggggctggggccGGGCCTCCTACCTGCTACAGCAGCCTCTGCTGTCCTCTTCAGATTGACCGCTTCATTCCCGTCACCAAGCTGAAGTACTACTTTGCTGTGGACACTGTGTATGTGGGGAAGAAACTGGGACTCTTGGTGTTTCCCTACCTGCACCAGGTGAGAGCAGTCTTTGAGCTGGGCAGTGCTGGGGGGCTTTGGAGGGGACACAGCCCCTGGGGAGCCAGCCCTGGCTTGGCCTCAGCTGCTTCCCTGGGGTCTGCAGGATTGGGAGGTCCGGTACCAGCAAGACATGCCCGGGCCCCCGAGGTTTGACATCAACGCCCCAATCTCTACATTCCAGGTACCCCCCCCAGCGGCCCCCACCATGCCAAGACCCACCTGCTTTCCCCAGTCCCTCATCACAGAGGTGGGGTTGGGTCCCCCAGCAGCATCTCCCAGCTCCTCTGGGTCACTGGGGGATgggcttctctctgtctctctccaaacTCTCCCCTTGACCCATTTGCAGCTATGGCTTTCATCACATACATCCTGGTTGCTGGCCTAGCGCTGGGGACACAGGACAGGTGAGAGAGGATTCTGGGGCGGGGCTGGGGGAGGTGGGGCGGGAAGCTGAGGCCTGGGAGAGCCGGCCAGGCGGCTCTGGCCCTCAGCCTTGCCTCCCCTCAGGTTCTCCCCAGACCTCTTGGGCTTGCAGGCCAGCTCAGCCCTGGCATGGCTCACAGTGGAGGTGCTGGCCATCCTGCTGAGCCTCTACCTGGTCACTGTGAACACAGACCTCACCACCATCGACCTGCTGGCCTTCTCGGGCTACAAGTATGTGGGGTGAGTGGGGGAACGTGGATCGACTGTCGCCTGTGGGCTCCCAGTAGAGCTGGCTGTGGAGGTGAGGTACCGGGTGAGGGGGCCTGGACTCCTCTGAGGCCCTGGCCTGGCTCTGCCCCCAGGATGATTGGTGGGGTCGTGACTGGCCTGCTCTTTGGAAGGACTGGCTACTACCTGGTGCTCAGCTGGTGCTGTGTGGCCATCTTTGTCTTCATGGTGAGCACTGGCTCCGAGTGTCCCCGGGAGGGCTGCGGGGGCGGTCACCCAGGGAGTTGGGGCAGCATTGGCACACAAACCCAGCCCAGGAACCCCGACCCCTGAAGGTAGGCACAACTGAGGTGGTGGTCACTGGGTGGGCATGTGGGCTCcagccccttcctctccctctcccttgctCCCCAGATCCGGACGCTTCGACTGAAAATCCTGTCTGAAGTGGCAGCAGAAGGTGTCCTGGTGCGGGGGGCGAGGAACCAGCTGCGCATGTACCTGACCATGGCCATCGCGGCTGCGCAGCCACTCTTCATGTACTGGCTCACCTTTCACCTGGTCAGGTGAGGAGCCCGGAGGCTCCTTGGCTCCCCTTTCCCCCTGCCGCCGCTCAGGGCCCAGAGTGGGACGGAAAGGACCAGGGGCCACTCACCTCTGCAAATGGGGAGAAGCTCGAAGTGGAGccctctgggggagggagggctcCATCGCTCGGGACTGAGCTGCCCGCAAAGTCCCTGGCCCTTTGACTGGAACCATGCCCCTCCTCCACAAAAGTTCATCTCCTCCTTGCCTGTTTTGCTTGAGCTGAGTCCCAGAATGCCGCCCCGCCCCCTCACCATCTCCCTCTCCTTTGCCCAGGTGCTTAGAGATCGTTAACCTGCACAGCGTGCTCCAAGCTGGGGCTGCCTCGCCCATGGGGCGTCTGTTACAGGCAAAATAGAACCCCCGGGGGTGCTGCCGAGTGGGTCCTGCCTTTTATTGGCTGGGGTGGGTAGGCACACACTGTGGTGCCCAGCAGGGGCGGGCCGAGGGCTCACACTTCATCTCCAAGGGCTGTTTAAATTCAGACTCAGGGCTGCCATCAGGGGAGCccaccctttctttcccttttttccttctctcaattttccttgtcttctttaccttcttcagttttttttccttctggggcCCCCCTGGCCAGGGCCTCGGAGGCTGGATGATAGTGCGGAGGGAGAAACAAGGGGAGCTCCGTGGGAGTTGGTTTTGACTGCTTGAGCAGGCCCTCGATGACTGTCacctacctcccacccccaaggGCTGACTTTGAAGCTGCTGGTTACTTGCCCTCCTGTTGGGGCACCAAGGCCAACTTGAGGAGGGCAGGGCCTGTCAGGCAATCCAGGTCCATCTTTCCTTGGTGCCCTGCCCTCCTAGACCCAGCTCCTTAATGCTGGAGGCGGCGGGTTCCATCAGTCACCAGGAGAGGGGGGGTAgcgccttcccttcccttcagagTCAGAATCGCTGGAGCTGCTGCTGGAGGCTGAGACCTCACCATGCCCAGGCCTAAGGCAGAAGAAGAGAGCCGCTCAGCGCCCTGGCCATTGGCTCCCTGGCTCCCTCCGCTTAGTCACCGAGGACCTCCCCTGCGGTCCCTCACTGGGCTGGACGAGAAGAGCTTACCTTGGCCTTCTCAGTAATTCCCTCTTGGAGTTCCTGAGGCTTGGGGGGGCCGTGTGTGGAGCTGGCAGGCAGACCGCCCTTCTCCGGCTTCTTGGGATCAGCACCTAGGGCTGCTAGTGAGAGGGTTGTCTGTCTTCCCCCAGAGGGGCCAGCCCAGGCCTCTGCCTCTGAGACCGTGGAGGCACAAAACAGGAGCCCAAGTGTGACCAGAATAACTTGGGTGGGGAGTCTGGCCTGGCACGGGGTGTGTCCCAGGGACAGAGAGTTTCTTGTGAACATCCCCTGCAGGTCACCCACGGTCCCCACCTGGCCTCTCCCCTGCAGCGTTTCCCATGGGGAGGGGGCCTGTTCGGTTTCCCAAGTGCAGCATGAATCTGCCCCCAGAGAGCAGATTCCCCAGAGCCCAAactcagtctcttcctcctcttgccCAAGGATCCAGGTGTTTTAGAGAAGGGCCCGTAGAAAAGTCCTAGAGTCTAAGCCACTCACCCTGGGCTGGAAAATGGGGTAAAGGGCTTGGCCGTGTCACGCAGCAGTGAACAGCCTGTCTGGGGGGTGTCACTACACTGAGATGGATACAGGCACACTAAAGCCCCTCTCCCATCCTTCACCTGGCCGGGGGCAAAGAACCGTGTCCAGAGAACCCTACCTGCAGAAAGATCCAACTCCATGGCTGGCCGAAGGAGGGTGTGTCAGAACAGGAAAGGACTCTATGCTGCCCTGTCCCCTGGACGGGGCGGGCCAGGGAGGGGCTTCATGTCTTTCCTCACCCAATGGACTCCAGCAGAGCAGAGGCCATGTGGTGTGGGGGTGGGCGGGCGCTTAGCCTGTCTCCAGCCCCAATTCGCCACAAGACCAAAGCAGGTCCTTGGGGAGCAGGAGCTAGATCTCACAGtacaggggaagggaagaatcgGGACTCAGAAACCGAGCTCAAATGTTTTCAGCTTTGCCTTGgctgaccttgagcaagtgattTTTctctggactaaatgacctcaggTGTCACTCATAGGCCTTGACTGTCTTGTTCCCCTCCTTGCCTCCTACTCATCTGTTCTCCGAAATTTGAGGCGGGGAAAGTTTCAAAGCCAGATGGCGATAAGGGGGATGGATGTCAGGCAGCGAACCATGGGTGGGGTGGCTCTGCCAAATACTCCAATTTTCCATTCCACCAGGGTTCCTTAGGATCACTGAAAGGATTGCCAGGTGGGACCAGAATCCAGCCTTCATATGGATAGACATTACTCCTGGGTCTCATTTCTCAGGTGGTCCTGCCCCAGCTCTCCCAAGATAGGACTAGGCAGGGAGGAGGGACCAAGGGCCTACTGCCACTGACGCCTGGTGGAAAGCACACACTCACCTGGGTTTGTGCCAGCTTCAGTGATGGCACTCGTGTCTCCAAACCTCAGGGACCTTGCCTAGAAAATGAAGAATGTGGAGCAAAGATCTTTGCTCCTCTCTTGTGGTAGAGAAAAGCCTAGTTGGGCCAGCCAGAACTCTGCTCTTACTTTCCAAAGGACACTTCCCGGACATCAGTTCTGACACCAGAGTCAGGACCCCAGATCCCAGATGCCAGATCCCAGATCCCAGTTGGGATACaccctgtgtgatcttgagggAGGCTAGACTGGAGGCCCCTGTGCCATGccaccttcccctttcccccacacTAGGCTGTCCATCGAGTTACCAGTTCCTGGgcatctccatctccctcccctcaatttccacaaGGCCAGAGCATAGAGAAAATACATTCTACCTGTATAGGCCTCAATCCCCCAAGGAGGACTATTTGGCAGAGAGGCAATAGTGTCCCCACTGAGAAGTTGACTCAAGGTCCCTCTTCTGGTTCAGCAAATCTGTGATTGTCTACTTATTTGTCCCTTGAGGGGCTCGGCTTAGAGATGAGCCTCCCAAAAATTAAAACCAACCCCACTAATCTAGGATAAGACAAGTATTGAATTGCTTCCAGGCAAGTATAGATGTTTCCAGGGGTCCCCAGCTGCCCGGAGTGACGAGGTGATCTGAGCAGGGCTTGGCAGGGAGTCAGATGGGAAGCCCCAAAGCCGCCTCTGGCTCCCATAGATGCTTGTGTGGCGTTTTCTAGCTGAAGTGCTTCCCAGCCATGACTTCCCTGGGAACTGGGGACAGATGGCTTCAGCACTGCAGAGCCCTTGGCCATGCACACTGCACCCTCTCGCACTTGATTGGGCTACTCTTAACCGAGGAATTCAGGAATCCCATTTTTGTCTCAGGGACCTTGGCACAGGGTGCTGTGCCTGACTCGCAATACATGGTTAATAGTCGCAAGTCCCTCCTCCAGGCCTCTGGGGCTTGGATCTGCCCAGAAACCAGTCACTTCTACACCACCACGAGGTGGGGCCCAAGGAGACTGTTAGCAGCTCCTGGATGGAAAACATGGGTGGGGCTTATCGGTGGGAGGAGGCATCCTTTCTGCACTGCTCATGCCCATTCTCACCTATGCCAACCCAGGGCTCAGCTGCAGGCAGGTCCTCACACAAGTGGTATGAAGCTCAGCCCTGGTCCTCAGGGATTTCCTGTCCAACCAGAAGTGGGGTGTGCACATGGAATAAGGGATGGCATGGAGCCTTGAACCAAGGGCTCTGCTCCAGACCTTCCAGTCGAGGTTGGGTTCAGGGCAGGCGGCACTGGGGGCTGCAGGAGTCAGGCAAAGCACAGGGAAGGTGGGACCTCCTCTGGTGCCCATAAGGCAGGCATTCTAGGCCAAGGAAACCTGCCCCCCGCTGCCTGCTAAGCCTTGGGAGAGTGAAGACCCTCTTGTCTGGGGCAGAGGGTCCATGACTGGACAAGTCAAGATGGGGCTGGCTCCAGGTGGGGCAGGGCCTACCAACAGACGACCCCCATCCCCTGCTCTCTTCCCAGCCTCTGGATATATTTGGCACCAAAAGGGGCTTGAGGACTGCTCTATCTGGAGgaattttgtgggggggggggggtggggggggcaatgagggttaagtgacttgcccggggtcacacagctagtaagtgtcaagtgtctgaggctggatttgaactcaggtccttctgaatccagggccggtgctttttccactgtgccacttagctgcccccccccacccgaGGAATTTTTAAGGGTAACTGAGAAATCTTGTCGTTCCTTCCACCACTTAGAACTCTTCATCTggcacctacacacacacaccagtcatGGGTgggggaccttggagatcacagTCTAACCCCTTTTTATAGGTGGGTAAGTGACCTGTGATCCATAAAGGATCTGACTCAGAATCCAGGACTTGGTTCCACATGCTGCTGCGGGTCTCACTCTGTCTCCTAGCAGCTGGGGAGACTGGTAGTGCAAGTGAGGAAATGTGGCTGAGGTGGGTGACTCAGCTGGGCTGATCCAATGAGTGCCTGAGGCAGGCCTGTTGTGCCCGGACCTCCGGCTCCTCCTGCAGGGCCCAGCTGACACAGTAAGAGGTGACAATCCAGGGTACTGGCCTGAGACCCCCAGTTCAAAGCCCAACACCCACCCAGTTTGCTGTCCCTCAGGCATCCCATGGATTCTGGGGCAGGAGCCAGGTGGGGGCCCCAAGGTTTTCAGATCTCATGGTTTGTTCTGATGTTGCCATCAGGTCAAACCTGTTTTggggtgtaaggggctaaaattttagctatactgtctaaaacctaatgaatggtcgccaataaattagaagttttagagttcagatttttaagtatttattaaggagcataagaatttggtgaagagagaaagaggcctagattcagctgtctatctcaggtaGCCAgcgtctccagctcctctcccccctgaggtcctgGCAAACAAGAACGAGAGGGTGAGCCTCGCcgcttcttcatcccacaagcctcctgtgaaaccaggaacatcccatacacacacacacacacacacacacacacacacacacacacacacacacacacacgcagctccaagctaattggctggtagctttgatagacagtacccacgagcaaacatcactttctgatgccaagaaactgacctcccaagccacatggcttaccctcagacgccttctcctcatagcggagctttcctacagtaactccagcaggtggtgtcactccaattgttacagtcccccctatgcttcaagtgaagaaacatagtttcctcacatgaagcaataacattacagatgcttatgactaactaagtaaagggaatgaaaagagagaaaaagaaattgagtgacgcATTGacaaggctaaagggggcactcccctattagcagggTGGACATCAGCAGCAGAAAAACTAGGGGGGGGCGATTCCCCTTTGTAAGCGACATTATAAACAGGTGTAtacaattggaaaagaaaaacaggggaaATGTCCATTTAGAGGTCTTTGGAAgtattttctcagatgattcttgggatatcCTCTGGTGTAggtgtggaatggaagtcttttcatgGGTTGATGTGTGGGCTGGTAATCAaacaggaaaacttcctacaaaattgagcttaatacaactttaaaatagctttgttaataaccaaatcaaacaatgagagtttctcaaaaacatgtctaagggaattcagaatcttagttgttacacatgaaacatatattaaaaccaaaaattgaaatattctttaaaactAATATTACTACATTCCTCTAAAacataatattactatagtcccacAAAACTTAATTTACTACAGTCCAcctgtggagggtaaattgagaagacaattgcaatattaattttttttgtgtgaggcaattggggttaagtgacttgcccagggtcacacagctagtaagtgttaggtgtctgaggccggatttgaactcaggtactcctgacttcagggccggtgctctatccactgtgccacctagctgcccctgcaatattaatttaaaaaattatttttatctttgtttcatcaccttttgcatcatctgcctaattatcctcatgccattatgagaaatttaaaaatctaatataattggtaacagatgtcaaggccaaattcaacactgtatttatcatgacacctgagataattatgggggctACCATaacagaacagagaaatgatgggatatgagcattcccacacttgagcaatatatactgtccatgcagtatgccaggcttaaaataggtggatgggatatacgtctatgccaccgaacatattggaggaaactgagtcagacttaatcagatgcatgggattgaaacgtccatggcatcaggcatataagagggggcatagaagccaggtgtagaatgagatgaaAACTTCTAGTCATCTGTACAATACTGTGGGGAAAAATtcaaccaagagaaaccaacctcattGTTTGTCAAAGCCATTCCATCGgccgtaccttgacttcatgcatgtctcccctcatgtgacagttcaatatcTGCTcctgcatgtattcctcttgtgatcgggatggcatcctggccaactggcatctgataactcgaatgaaggcaattaattcTTAAATGATAATCCaggtctcatatggattttaaaattgaggataataatgattgcaaaaagATGTGATGTACCTTGATTcgatataattataaaattatgcaataatttaaaataatacctcctttttttttttactcagtatacaattactttttttgttgtttgtttgggttttttttttcctggcaatgAGGGGTTagagtacttgcccagggtcacacagctagtaagtgtcagtgtccaaggctggatttgaactcaggtagctcctgaatccagggccgtgctttatccactgcgccacctacctgccccgactaagtatacaattacttttatgaaaaatcagagcatatttaaatacaagttaaa
This window contains:
- the YIF1B gene encoding LOW QUALITY PROTEIN: protein YIF1B (The sequence of the model RefSeq protein was modified relative to this genomic sequence to represent the inferred CDS: inserted 1 base in 1 codon; deleted 3 bases in 3 codons), giving the protein MQPGPGGGAAAGSARHVSGAMKRRVPVADPSLADPHQLFHDTSSAHGPGSYPGHRAPGGLGYPSPSQPAFLADPVSNMAVAYGSSLAAHGKELVDKNIDRFIPVTKLKYYFAVDTVYVGKKLGLLVFPYLHQDWEVRYQQDMPGPPRFDINAPXLYIPAMAFITYILVAGLALGTQDRFSPDLLGLQASSALAWLTVEVLAILLSLYLVTVNTDLTTIDLLAFSGYKYVGMIGGVVTGLLFGRTGYYLVLSWCCVAIFVFMIRTLRLKILSEVAAEGVLVRGARNQLRMYLTMAIAAAQPLFMYWLTFHLVR